The following nucleotide sequence is from Candidatus Methylomirabilota bacterium.
TACACGCCGCGGGTGAACGGGTACTCGCCCGGCTGCCCGAGCTTCTCGGCGTAGGACCAGGCGGCCAGGTCCTCGGGCGTGTACACCGGCTCGACAGGGAGGCCCGACAGCGACTCGAAGCGCACGGGACGCTCCGGCACCCGACGCCTGAACGGGTCGTAGGTTTCCCGGCGCCAGCGATCTTTCTCGGTCATGGCCTCAATCCCAGGACGTCACGCGCGATGACGAGCTTCTGGATCTGGGACGTCCCCTCGTAGATCTGGGTGATCTTCGCGTCGCGGAAGTGCCGCTCCACCTGGTACTCCTTGATGTAGCCGTAACCCCCGTGGACCTGGATGGCGTCGGTGGTGACCTTCATGGCCATCTCCGACGCGAAGAGCTTGGCCATCGAGGCCGCCACGGTGTAGGGCTGGCCGCCGTCCTTGAGCCCGGCCGCCCGCAGCGTCAAGAGCCGCGCGCCCTCGATGGCGGTGGCCATGTCGGCCAGCATCCACTGCACCATCTGGTGCTGGCCGATGGGGACGCCGAACGCCCGGCGCTCGCGCGCGTAGGCCACCGCGCGCTCGTAGGCGCCGGTGGCGATGCCGATCGCCTGGGCGGCGATGCCGATGCGCCCGCTGTCGAGCGCCGACATGGCGATCTTGAAGCCCAGGCCCTCCTGGCCCAGGCGATTGGCGATCGGCACCCGGCAGTCCTCGAAGACGAACTCCGCGGTGTCGGAGGCCCGCAGGCCCAGCTTGTCCTCGATCTTGCCCACGGTGAAGCCCGGCGTGCCCTTTTCGACGAGGAAGGCCGAGATGCCGCGGCGGGCCTGGGCGCGATCTGTCTGACAGAGGACGAGCGCCACCGAGGCCTCCCGCCCGCTGGTGACGAAGAGCTTGCGGCCGTTC
It contains:
- a CDS encoding acyl-CoA dehydrogenase, whose amino-acid sequence is MRLELSDEQQMIQAMAREFAESELRPIAEEIDREARFPHETVKKMGELGLMGIAIPEKWGGSGADTVAYVVALVEIARHCASHAVVMSVNNSLYCDPVYKFGTDDQRERFLRPFAGGHQIGCFALTEPQAGSDASNQHTVAVREGDHYVVNGRKLFVTSGREASVALVLCQTDRAQARRGISAFLVEKGTPGFTVGKIEDKLGLRASDTAEFVFEDCRVPIANRLGQEGLGFKIAMSALDSGRIGIAAQAIGIATGAYERAVAYARERRAFGVPIGQHQMVQWMLADMATAIEGARLLTLRAAGLKDGGQPYTVAASMAKLFASEMAMKVTTDAIQVHGGYGYIKEYQVERHFRDAKITQIYEGTSQIQKLVIARDVLGLRP